The following are from one region of the Hymenobacter radiodurans genome:
- a CDS encoding AraC family transcriptional regulator: MKAPSLPVLALAAFPSHHQHLYYIQQLEVHVAQFPHVQEPHAHDFYLLLYVTHGHGTHTIDLITYDLQQGSLFFLTPGQVHSWSLSADTRGFILFFSEAFYLQQYPAGRLAEYPFFNLSNAPVISAMPSENRLLPLLMGIFEENNITHPAPNRDNVVGAYLFLYLELAARWYPHEPALQPAYGQQHIREFGRLLNRHFRTEKTVGYYAERLSLTGNHLNAICRRLLNKTASDLIHERVVAEAKRQLKHSAYSVAQVADALGFEDASYFTRYFKKYTGQTPEAFRQQQSSIY; encoded by the coding sequence ATGAAAGCTCCGTCACTGCCTGTTTTGGCTCTTGCTGCGTTTCCGTCGCATCACCAGCATCTCTATTACATTCAGCAGCTAGAGGTGCACGTAGCGCAGTTTCCGCATGTACAGGAGCCGCATGCTCACGACTTTTACTTGCTACTCTACGTTACGCACGGCCACGGCACGCATACCATCGACCTGATTACCTACGACTTGCAACAGGGCAGCTTATTCTTCCTGACACCGGGGCAGGTCCACTCGTGGTCATTGTCGGCTGATACGCGCGGGTTCATTCTGTTTTTCAGCGAGGCATTTTATCTTCAGCAATACCCGGCTGGCAGATTGGCGGAGTACCCTTTTTTTAATCTCAGCAATGCTCCGGTCATTTCCGCAATGCCCTCCGAAAACAGGTTACTGCCGTTGCTGATGGGCATTTTTGAAGAGAACAATATAACTCATCCCGCCCCCAATCGTGACAACGTCGTGGGAGCTTATCTTTTCCTGTATCTGGAACTCGCGGCCCGTTGGTATCCGCACGAGCCCGCTCTTCAACCTGCTTATGGTCAGCAGCATATACGGGAGTTTGGGCGGCTGCTTAATCGGCATTTTCGCACCGAGAAAACGGTAGGCTACTATGCTGAGCGACTATCCCTGACGGGCAACCATCTAAATGCTATCTGTCGGCGCTTGCTCAACAAAACGGCCAGTGACCTGATTCATGAACGAGTAGTGGCCGAGGCCAAGCGTCAACTAAAGCACTCTGCATATTCTGTTGCGCAGGTAGCCGACGCGCTAGGTTTTGAAGACGCCTCCTACTTTACTCGCTACTTTAAAAAGTACACAGGTCAAACGCCCGAGGCCTTTCGGCAGCAGCAGAGCTCTATTTACTGA
- a CDS encoding DUF983 domain-containing protein, with amino-acid sequence MKPIDSSTLALLDLRCPRCHQGKLFSYPAYNLTKYAVMPERCPVCEVVYEPEPGFYWGAMFVSYAFSVACFAVGGVATYYLFNDPAVWVYVLMVTGFVLVTAPITLRYSRAIMLYLFGFIPYDPKYNDGRPADSGPQPSPRKSPLKAIA; translated from the coding sequence ATGAAACCCATTGATTCTTCGACCTTAGCCCTCTTGGATTTGCGCTGCCCCCGGTGCCACCAGGGTAAGTTGTTCTCCTACCCTGCTTACAACCTCACGAAGTATGCAGTAATGCCCGAGCGATGCCCCGTGTGCGAGGTAGTCTACGAGCCCGAGCCCGGCTTCTACTGGGGGGCAATGTTCGTGAGCTACGCTTTTTCGGTAGCGTGTTTTGCCGTAGGCGGCGTAGCAACCTACTACCTGTTCAATGATCCGGCGGTGTGGGTATACGTGCTGATGGTCACTGGTTTCGTTTTGGTCACGGCCCCGATTACGTTGCGCTATTCCCGGGCTATTATGCTCTATCTGTTCGGCTTCATTCCCTACGATCCGAAATACAATGACGGCCGACCAGCAGATTCTGGCCCGCAGCCTAGCCCACGAAAAAGCCCCCTAAAAGCCATAGCTTAA